Sequence from the Bremerella volcania genome:
CCGAAGCGAGATCGTCGAGCGGATGAAGCTTTCGCCTGGCGACCGGGTTGCCGACATCGGTACCGGCACGGGGCTGTTCGTCGAGCCGTTTTCTGAAGCGGTGGGCGAGAAAGGTTGGGTCTATGCGCTCGACATCGCTCCGAGGTTCGTCGAGCGAGTCGAGAAGCTGGCCGAGATTCGCAGCTTGAACAACGTGACGCCGGTGCTGTGCGGCCAGGATGATATTCGACTGGCCCCAGGCAGCATCAACGCGGCGTTCATTTGCGATGTGTACCATCACTTTGAATACCCGCAAGAGTCGCTGGCGTCGATTCACAAAGCGTTGGAGCCCGGCGGCAAGCTGGTGGTGATCGACTTCAACCGCGTGCCCGGCGAGTCCCGCGAGTGGACGCTTAACCACGTCCGAGCCGGCAAAGAAGTCTTCCGAGCCGAGATCGAAAAGGCAGGTTTCCGTTTTGTGAACGAGGTGGAGGTGCCGTCGTTCAAGGAGAACTACTTCCTGCAGTTCGAACGGAAGTAAGACAGGAGATGAGTGACCACGGATTGCACGGATGGGATGTGTTGACCTACGCCGGGGCCAAGACTTGCACCTTCATGTCGGTGACCATGTCTTTGACCTGTTCGCGGTACTCGTTCATGTGCGGTGCGACCAGGTGGGCTTGCAGGTGCTCGACCGATTCCCAGGCTTCGACGACCGTGACGGTGTGCTCGCGTCCGCCGTCTTGCACGTCGCCCAGGTTGGCATCGACGTCGATGGTGGGCGTGTAGCTAATGCAGCCGTCTTCTTCCAGAACCTTCGGAACCAGTTCATGGAACAGCGCCAGGAAGGCGGTGCGGGTATCAGGCTTCAGGTTGATCGTGGCGATAACGTGGACCATGGTGCGCATGCTATTTTCTCAGGGTTGTCGTTTCGATGGGTTTACTTGTCGCTCTTCGCAGCGGCCGATCGTTTTTCGGTAATCTCGATCGCTTTGAGAATACCGCGGGCCTTATTGAGCGTTTCCTGGTATTCCATTTTCGGATCGCTGTCGGCGACGATGCCTGCCCCGGCCTGCACGTAGGCAGTGCCGTCTTGGATGACGATCGTTCGCAATGCGATACACGTATCCATGTTACCGCCGTAATCGATGTAGCCAACCGCGCCGGCGTACGGACCACGGCGATGGGGCTCGATCTCGTCGATGATTTCCATCGCCCGAACCTTCGGTGCCCCGGAGACGGTACCCGCTGGCAAGCAGGCCGCCAGCGCGTCGAACGCGTCTTTTCCTGCGGGGAGTTCGCCGGTGACGTTCGAGGTGATATGCATCACGTGGCTGTAGCGTTCGATGGCCATCACATCGGACAGTTGGACGCTGCGGTACTTGGCCACCCGGCCGACGTCGTTGCGGCCCAGGTCGACCAGCATGACGTGCTCGGCGCGTTCTTTCGGATCGGCCAGTAGCTCTTCGGCCAGACGCAGGTCTTCCGCTTCGGTCAAGCCACGCGGACGCGTGCCAGCCAGCGGGCGAACGGTTACCGTGCCATCCATCACGCGAACCATGATCTCAGGCGAACTACCGACCAGGGTGGTGTCAGGCGTACGGAGGAAGAACATGAACGGGCTCGGGTTTACAATCCGCAGCGTGCGGTAAATCTCGAACGGGTCGCTGTGGATGTCGACTTCCAGCCGTTGACTGAAGACGACCTGAAAGATGTCGCCAGCGACGATGTACTCGACACATTTGCGAACGGCCGCTTCAAAATCTTCCTGGGTGAAGTTCGAGCGGTACGGTATCGTCGGGAGGCCGGCCAAGTCGATGTCGGTTGGCGTGAGGGTCGGGTCGTGCTTGGTCAACTGGGCGACGATCTCTTCGGCCTGTTGACAGGCAGCATCGTAGATGGCCTGGTAGTCGTGGGCTTTCCCCTTAGGGCATTTGGCCATCACGATGACGTAGGCCGTCTTGGTCACGTTATCGAAGACGACCAGGTTGTTGTAGAAGCCAAACGAAAGGTCTGGCAGGTGGCGGTCGTCCTCGGGGGCGTTGGGGAGGTTTTCGACGTAGCGAACGACGTCGTACCCCGCGTAACCAATCGCGCCACCGTTAAACGGGGGGAGCCCCTCGATGTGGGCGACGTTGCCGGTATCCAGTCGCTTACGAAGCTCTTCCAGCGGATTGGCGCTGGTGAAGGTCTCGGTGCCTTGCTTGCTGGAGATAGTGACCTGATCACGTGTCGCGCTGAGGTGGTATTCGGGGTGAATTCCGATAAAGCTGTAGCGGCCGACCTTCTCGCCGCCGACCACGCTTTCAAACAGGCAAGCTGGCTTGCCGTCGTCCAACTTGTGAAATGCCGAGACCGGGGTCATCGAATCGCTGATCAAGCGCCGATAAACGGGAATAATCTCGAACTTTTCCGCGAGCTTTTTAAACTCGGAGAACTCTGGGAGGTACGGCATATGTCAGGTGTCTGCCAAAGGGTAGTGCTTGCCAATCCGTTGGAGGAGACCCGCGAGGCGTCATAAATGTTCACGCCTACCGATAATCGGTCTCTGGTAACATTGAACGGCATGGCGTCTAATCTTGACACCCCCCTTGGCGTCGATAGAATCCAGAATAATCCTCTCGCAGTATCTCTAATTGCGAATTGGATTTACGTTGATCGGCCGATCACCTGATGGGGGCCGTCAAGTGGAACGAGACCATCCAGTGGCGTAAAACCCATGTGATAGGAGGCGATTTTTCGTCATGAAATGTCAACAATGCGAAAAGCCTGCCACGTTTCATATCACCGAACTCACCGGCGAGAAACCGCATGAACTGCACCTGTGCGAGCAGTGCGCGCAGTCGTACCTGACGCAGAACCCCTCGGGTGGCATGCCGATTCAGCCGTCGCTTGCCGGGATGCTGCACCATCAGTTGAAAGTGGCCGACACGGCCAAGGAACTGGCCAAGCTCGACGAGCAGGTCTGTCCGATCTGCGGCATCAGCTTTTACGAGTTCCGCAACCAGGGGCGGCTTGGCTGTCCGCATGACTACACCTGTTTCGGCAGCGAGCTGGATCCGCTAATCGTCAATATTCATGGCGACACGCAGCACAGCGGCAAGCATCCCAAGCATCATCATCAGTCGTCGCAAGATCAGACGCGATTGATTCAGCTTCATAACGACATGAAAGCTGCCATAGAAAAGGAAGACTACGAGCGTGCTTCCCAAATCCGGGATGAAATCCGTAAGATTGAGGAAGGTGAGTCGTAAGCTTACACTGTGGGGCAGCGTACATTGTGGGAAAGTGGCGACACGACGTCTCTGGCCGAGAATACCCAACTGGAGAGTGAAGGTACAATTTAAGTGGAACTCAAAGAATTGGCATGTCGATCTGGCGAATGGATGCGCGGTAGCGGGCCTGAGTCCGATATCGTGATCAGCAGTCGTATTCGCCTGGCTCGCAATCTGGCTGAGTTCCCCTTCATTCGCCGTTGCACTCCGCAAGATCGCAAGTCGATCGAGAAGATGGTGCACGATCGCCTTCAGGCCATCCCCGGCTTCAACACTCTGTATTACCTGCGTGTCGATGAACTGCCGCATGTCGATCGTCAGTTTCTGACCGAGCGTCAGTTGATCAGCCGCGAGCACGCCGAGGCCGAAGGTGCCCGCAGCGTGGCGATCGACAACGACGAACGCCTGAGCGTGATGATCAACGAGGAAGACCATCTCCGCATTCAAGTGATGAAGAGTGGTCTCGATCTGCACAGCGCTTGGCAGCAGATCAACGAAGTCGACGATCAGCTCGAAAGCAAGCTCAGTTACGCCTTTCACGAGCGGCTCGGTTATTTGACCGCCTGCCCCACCAACGTCGGCACCGGCATGCGAGTGAGCGTCATGCTGCACCTCCCTGCCCTGGTGATCACCAACCAGATCGAGAAGGTCTTCCGCAGCCTGCAGAAGATCAATCTGGCCGTGCGTGGTTTGTACGGCGAAGGCTCGCAGGCCATGGGGGATTTCTACCAGATCAGCAATCAGATCACCCTTGGCAAGTCGGAAGAAGAACTGATCGGCCAGGTCAGCGGCGTGGTACCGATGATTATCGAGTACGAACGCAAGGCCCGCGACTTCCTGATCACGCAGAATCGCGAAGATCTGCACGACAAGATCAGCCGAGCGTACGGCATCCTGTGCACCGCGCAGACGATCAGCAGCGAAGAGACGATGCACCTGCTTTCCAGCGTTCGCATGGGGGTGAACCTGGGACTGATCGACGACCTGGCAATCTCCGACATCAACAAGCTGTTCGTCGAAACGCAGCCGGCGCATTTGCAGAAGCTGCGCGGCAACGAGTTGGACACCGCCGGCCGAAACATCGAACGAGCCCTCTACTTGCGGCGCTATCTGCAAGACCGAGGAAAAGAGCACCGCGACGAGCGAAATTAACGCTGGCGGTCGATTTTCCCTGAATATTTCTATAGACTCGGCGAATACCTTGTCGGATTCGTGATTACCAAATCGGCTTCGTGAATACGCAGTAGCTTTCGCGAATTGAAAGCCGGTTTCGCAATACGCTATCGGGACATAGCCCAAATCTTGTCCCCTCTCCCTCGCAGGGAGAGGGCTAGGGTGAGGGTTTCCTGAGCGACCTTCGCCTGATGTCGCCGGGCAAGAGTTCCAACTCGACAACTACTCATCAGCCCATCGGGGCTGGCAAGTCGATCCTTGTTCATTCAGCACCATCCTCGTCAACTCGTCACCTATGTTCATCCTGCTGCCAGAAAACTTCGTTCTGCTTGCCGATGCCGTCGATGGCATCAGTCTGGTGGTGATTACGTTGTTCATCCTGGCAGGCATCTTTCAGGAGCATCTCACAGGCGGCTTGCGCAGCGCGTCGATGATTCGTCTGGGCAATAAGAAGAAAGAACTCAGCCGGATGGATCAGGCGCTGCAGGCGATCCAGGAAGCGGACCCTAAATTCGACTTGCAGAACTTCTGCATCGCGGCCACCAACGCCTATATCGAAGTCGAAAAGGCCCTCGACACCGGCGACCTGAGCGATATTCGTTCGTTTGTGTCCGATGGGATCTACCAGCGGATGGCCTTTCGATTAGACGAAGAAAAGAGCCTGGGGCGTACGCGTAAGACGATCAAGCTGCAGGTGCATAATCTTTCGCCTGCCGAGGTGACTTCTTCCAAGAACAACCAGAACGCATTCGAGGTGATCTCGATGCGGATTTCCGGCTCGGCCGTTCGCCAATATCGGCTCAAGCAGGACGGAACCGACGTCATTACCGAAGAGACGGAGCCGATCTCGGAGGTATGGACCTTCCTGCGTCGCCGCGGAGCCCAGACCAAGTCGAAGGACTTTGGTTCGGTCCATGGCCACTGCCCCAACTGCGGTACGGACATTTCCGTGAACCAGTGGGAGAAGTGCCCTTCGTGCGAGAGCACGGTTCGTTCCGGCGAACATGACTGGATCCTTTCCGAGATCTCGGATCAGTCTTCCTGGAAAGTGACCAAGCCGTTCAAGATGAGCAGCGCGACGCGTTACTGGATCAAGCAAGACCAAGGCTTCAGTTCGCATTACCTGGAAGACCGCGCGAGCGTGATTTTCTTTCGCAAGTTCCTGGCCGACCGGTTGGGCGTGATCGATCCGCTGGGTAAGGTCGCGACCAATCGTTTTTGCGACGGCTACGAGAAGAAGCTTAAGCCGAACGAATTCGGCAAACGCATGGTCTACATTCACCCGCGAATCCTGGCCGCGGACGTCTCGGGCGTGATTGCCGAACAGCCGTTCGATAGGGCCCTGATGCACATTCGCTGGACGGCCCGCCGCGGTACGATCGATCGCCAAGGCGAACTGGAACTCGAAAGAGATCCAGTGCAGATCAGCACGATGATGGTGCTGGTGCGTAAGCATGGAACGAAGACACGGATCGAACGCACGATCACCAGTTCGCATTGCCCCAAGTGTGGTGCCCCTGAGTCGAACAACGCTTCGCACGCGTGCGAGTTCTGCCACACGGTGCTCAACGATGGCGCCCTCGAATGGACGCTGGCCGACGTGCTTCCCTTTACGTCGACCGCTGCCATGGCCCTGCGGAAACGGGCCTACGAGGGGATCGAGACGAAGGTGTCGGTCATGAAGTTCGAAAACATCGAGGACGCCCCGATCGAGCGCGTGGTGATGATGGAGCAAAAGCTGCCGGAATTCACCAAGAGCGAGATCGAGGGGGTCCAGATTGACGGGCTCGCTCCCAACGTGGTCGTGCGGGAAGACGACGTTACGCTCTGTCAGTTGATGGGGCAGGTAGCCGGTGGGCTGCACATTTCCAAGGCCGCTGCGAAGGACTTCATCCGCGAAGTTGCCAGGAAGTGCGGGATCGACAACGCGACGCTCGCCGGAGCGATGCGCGGCCGCGAGAAGCTTGATCGCCGCCGGTTGAAAGACTTGAACTCGCAGGTCGTCAAACGCTGGCTGATGGCAATGATTGACGTCAGCTTGATCGATAGCCGCATGGAAGCCTGGGAAAAGGTTTACATCAACGCGACCGCCGCCGAATTGGGGCTAAGCCGGTATGACGTGGAAGCGGCGATTCGTGCCCGAATGCTCCAGCTGGAAGAGTGGACCGAGGGAATGCGCAGCGTCGATATGTTCTCGTGGATCGTTTACATGGCGGCCGCCGACGGACAGTTCGATCCGAAGGAGATCGAGCAGCTCAAAGAGCTTGCCGCGCACTACGGCATCTCGAACAAGCGGCTGAAAGAGATGTGCGTGGCGGCCAAAGAGAATCGGCTGGAGGTGAGCGTCCCGGAAGATCAAACCGTGGGCCAGTTCTGGCTGGTCAAGATGATCGATATGGCCTTTGCCGACGGCAGCGTCTGTGCGAAGGAACAAAAAGTTTTAGCCAAGGTCGCCAAGAAGATCGGGCTGACCGACTACGACCTGAAGCAACTCATCCGCCGCCGCCGAGCGGTGCTGTATCAGAAGGCGAAAGAGATTTTGCGTGGCAAACCTCCCGCCGATGATGGCGAGCTACACTTGAAGGCCGATTGGAACGACTAACCTTTACGGGATAGCTTGGCACGTAGATCAGGGATGATCGAACTGGGGACGAATTTCTCTAACTGCTCGTCGTTGGCCAGGGGCGTGATCTGCTTGAGTAGCGAACTGGAAACATGCCCGTACTCTTCGTCGGCCATGAGGAAGATCGTTTCGATCTCGCTGTCGAGCTTGCGATTGGCCATCATCATCGTGAACTCGCCGGCGATGTCGGTCAAAGGACGAATGCCGCGGATCATCACGTAGGCACCTACGCTGCGAACGAACTCGACGGCCAGGCCATCGAAGGTTCTCGCTTCGACGTTGGGCATCTCGGCGGTCACGCGCTGTACCAGGTCGACTCGTTCGTCCGGGGTGAACAGTCCCGTCTTTTCGGCGTTGATGCCAATCCCCACGATCAAGCGATCGACAAGCTTACTGCTCCGCTCGATCAGGTTCAGATGCCCCAGCGTGATCGGGTCGAACGATCCAACATAAACGGCGATTCGGTTGCCATCGGCCATCGATTCAGTCCAAACGTGTTTCTAGCAAGGTGTCAGGGGGCGTATTACGACTGTTCAAGTTTCGTAATGTAGTGACCCATTATCCAGCGAGCGATGATGAAATAGATCAGTTGGGCGAGCTGAAAGGCAATGCCCAGCCCGACGCCGATGACCATCGAGAACATCATGACGTTCTTGAGAAACTCGGCTTGCGGACCGACGTTCTCGGCGCTAAACGCCCTGTTCATCGCCTCCCAATTGGCCATCTGGACCAAGACCGTCACGATGCTGTTCACAATGCCCAGTCCGATCGCGGCAATGAACGTATTGTTGAGCAAACGATAATCACCAAGTTGTCCGCGACGAAGCACTTGAATGCTGGAATAGAGCAAAAGGGTGCCGACCGCGAGCGAGGCAATCGCCAGCAGTATCATGGGGATGAAATACGTCTGAGTCACTTGGGCCATGTTCGCTTGCATTTCGGCTTGCATCCGAAACTGCGGATCGTCTGATTGCGGGGCGAAGTTGAAGCCGCCTGGCGAGACCACATGCATGATCAAGCCGGGGATCGTGCCCAGGAAACCCATCAGGTAAAGGACGGCCAGAATGATGGCGATCACGACCACGATCGTGATCTTCTTCGGCCGGGCCGGTTCGCTGGGAAGCACTTCGGCCAGTTCTTCCTCTTTGTCAGTGAAATCAACCATCGGCTTTTCCGAGTCAGCTATTGCGAAACAGGCTCTAAACAGCTGAAAGCTTAATCGACCGAGGCCAGTGTTTCTAGCAATCGCCCGATATCGGCCTGATTGTTGTAGGCATGCGGGCTGATGCGGGCAAAGTCGCCGCGAACGCTAAAGTTTACCCCCATCTTCTGACCCGCCGCGCGAAGGTCTTGCGGCGACTTGCCAGGCATCTGGAACGACACGATGCCCGAGCGTTCGTCCCCTTGCCGACTGGCCAGGATCTTGGCACCGACGCTCGTAAGCTTTTCGCAGGCATAATCGGTCACTTCGAGCACGCGATCTCCGATGGCGGAAGTCTTCGGCCCGGCGCCATACTCAAGCAATAGGTCAAGACTCGCCCCCAATCCAATCAGGCCAGGCATGTTCTGCGAACCTCCCTCGTATCGAGCCGCACTGTCGCGGAACGTGAGATCGATGTTGTCGAAGTTCTTCCGGCCAGCGACGCTGTTCCAGCCGATGCCGATGGGATGCAGCTCACTGAGCAGTTCCTGCTTCACATAGAACAGTCCTGCCCCTTCCGGCCCGAGCATCCACTTGTGGCCATCGGCCGCAAGGAAGTCGATATCGGCGTCGCGAACGTCCAGCGGAAAGACCCCCATCCCTTGGATTGCATCGAGAAAGAACAACGCCCCGGCGTCGTGGGCGATCTTGGCGAGCGTCTTCGGATCGATCCGCCAGCCGGTCTTATAGCTAACCCAACTGATCGATAGCAGCCGAGTTCGCTCGTCGCAGGCCTCGGCAATTCGGTTGAGGTCAGGCTGGACGCCATCGACCGGAATGACGCGCACCTCGACTCCCTTGGTTTGCTGATGAAGCCAGGGATAGAGATTTGAGGGGAACTCGTTCCCCAGCACGACCAGGTTGTCGCCCGGCTTCCAGGCCAGCCCTTCCGCCACGAGATTGATCCCGTGGGTCGTGTTGCTGACCAGAGCGATCTCTTCCTTTCGGGCTCCGATCAGCCTGGCCCCGGAAGCTCGGGTGTTTTCGACTGCTCGTTCCCATTCGAGCCAGACGACATCCCCCTCATGGGCGGCCTGATCGCACCAATTTTTAATTGCTAAAGCGGTCGCTTGGGGCAATGGGGCGACCGCCGCGTGATCGAAATAGGCCCACTTCTGGGTCACTGGCATCGCATCTCGGAAGGACTGCCAGCGAGAATCATTAGAAAACGTCATGAAAAGCTTCTTTTAAGATCGACTGAAAGACTTGTTGGAAATATAGTTACGTCGTAAATTAGGACGTTTTTCACCGGGCCGGTTCCGTACCAATTTAAAGACTTTTCCACTTGCCCAACATCATCGAAGCGGCGGGTAATGCTCGTCGCGTAACCCTTGATCAGGCAGATTGTGCACTCTAGGTGACATTGCCTAAGCTTGAGGTATACTGGATGGGCTAGATAAATTGGTCAAAATTTGTCTTTTCACTACCGTAGCGTATCGCTGATTTGCTCCAGGAGTTGCCAATGCCGAAAGCGCTGACGATTGTGGGAATGGGTGTCTCCGTTCTCCTGATTCTGGTATTCGCGCTCGACCTGTTGGCAGGTGTCCCCTTCGGTGGCGCCAGCATGACGATGGATATTGCGTTTGTGATCTGTTCTGCGATCCTTGGGTTTCTGTCTTATACCACCTTCGCTGAACAAAAATAGTTCGGCGCATCTAGCCCATTGTGTGGGAATTCGCCCGGTCTATTGTGCGTCTTTCCGCTACTCGCCCCCTGGTAACGAGAAAGTTTGCTTTACGTGGTTCGCTTTGGTTGGAAAAATAGAGCAAAGCCAAAGCAAATCAAGGGAGATAGCGAGTGCTGAATATGAATCGTCGACGAATGTTGGGAATGCTCGGGGGAATATCCGCAGCCGCCGCTGCTCCACCTCTCTGGGCAGCACCTCCGTCCGATTCACAACGCCGCACCTGGGAAGCCTGTGTTGAAAAAGGCTTGGCTTGGGTACAGCGGACGCAATCGAGACTCGGTCACTGGACCGCCGCCAACTATCCCACGGCGATGACCGCATTGGCTGGCACGGCCTTGTGTGCGTCGGGTTCGACCACCATGCAGGGCCCCTACTCCGAGAACCTCCGCCGCGCGGTGGAATTTCTCGTATCCAAGGCGCGTCCCAACGGCTTGATCGGCGATCCGCTGACCGACAACCGCTACACGTACGGTCACGGTTTCTCGATGCTCTTCCTTTCGCAGGTCCTCGGGGAAGAAGAAGACTCGCTGCGTCGCGAAGAACTGATCAAGATTCTGACCAATGCTGTGAAGTTCAGCGTCTTCGCCCAGACCAAGTCAGGCGGCTGGGGCTACGTGAGCGCGAAGGACGGTAACGACTTCGACGAAGGTTCGACCACCATCACCCAGGTGCAAGGACTTCGCGGATGCCGCAATGCCGGCATCCCGGTTCCGACCGAGGTGATCGAGAACGCCAAGAAGTACATCTACGATTGCCAGAATCCGGACGGAGGCATTTCGTATAGCTCGAAGAACCGTGGCACGTCCCGCCCGGCGATCACGGCCGCCTCGATCTGCTGCCTGCAGAACGCCGGCGAAACGAAGTCAGACGTCGTGCAGAAGATGCTCGACTACTGCAAGAAGAACCTCTACCAGATCCAAACCCAGGCCCAGAGTTTCAGCCACTGGCACTACTCGTACCTGTACTACTCGCAGGTCGTCTACCGCGAAGGGACCGACGACAAGACATTTTGGGAAGCGTTCCGCAACCGTTTGTACGATCGCATCACCGGCGAGCAAAACAGCGAAGGCTACTGGGACGAAACCAGCATCGGCCCCATCTACGTCACGGCCTGCAACCTGATCATGATGCAGCTGGACATGGGCTATTTGCCGATTTATCAGCGTTAAACCGAATTCTCGTCTTCGTACGCGAGAATCGCTTCGACGATGCCGTCCATCGTGTAGACCTTCGCTTCAACGGTTACTTCGTACCCTAGCTGGCGGATCGTGTCGGATGTGATTGGGCTGATGCTGACGATGTTGCTGCTCTTCATCACTTCGGGAACCAACTGAGCCGTTGCCCGTGCGATCGCACTGCTGGTGACGATGACCCAATCGAACCCGGTTGACTCCATCTGCCGCTGCACCTCTGGTGAAACCTGCGTGACGTCGGTGCTTTGGTAGGCGATCACTTCCGT
This genomic interval carries:
- a CDS encoding class I SAM-dependent methyltransferase yields the protein MRHLSLATLLVVLVFGSRAWAQEAAAPESVKPGINDSFLDPDLDVEAYVKRFEVESREVFAARSEIVERMKLSPGDRVADIGTGTGLFVEPFSEAVGEKGWVYALDIAPRFVERVEKLAEIRSLNNVTPVLCGQDDIRLAPGSINAAFICDVYHHFEYPQESLASIHKALEPGGKLVVIDFNRVPGESREWTLNHVRAGKEVFRAEIEKAGFRFVNEVEVPSFKENYFLQFERK
- a CDS encoding putative quinol monooxygenase, translated to MRTMVHVIATINLKPDTRTAFLALFHELVPKVLEEDGCISYTPTIDVDANLGDVQDGGREHTVTVVEAWESVEHLQAHLVAPHMNEYREQVKDMVTDMKVQVLAPA
- the trpE gene encoding anthranilate synthase component I, with amino-acid sequence MPYLPEFSEFKKLAEKFEIIPVYRRLISDSMTPVSAFHKLDDGKPACLFESVVGGEKVGRYSFIGIHPEYHLSATRDQVTISSKQGTETFTSANPLEELRKRLDTGNVAHIEGLPPFNGGAIGYAGYDVVRYVENLPNAPEDDRHLPDLSFGFYNNLVVFDNVTKTAYVIVMAKCPKGKAHDYQAIYDAACQQAEEIVAQLTKHDPTLTPTDIDLAGLPTIPYRSNFTQEDFEAAVRKCVEYIVAGDIFQVVFSQRLEVDIHSDPFEIYRTLRIVNPSPFMFFLRTPDTTLVGSSPEIMVRVMDGTVTVRPLAGTRPRGLTEAEDLRLAEELLADPKERAEHVMLVDLGRNDVGRVAKYRSVQLSDVMAIERYSHVMHITSNVTGELPAGKDAFDALAACLPAGTVSGAPKVRAMEIIDEIEPHRRGPYAGAVGYIDYGGNMDTCIALRTIVIQDGTAYVQAGAGIVADSDPKMEYQETLNKARGILKAIEITEKRSAAAKSDK
- a CDS encoding UvrB/UvrC motif-containing protein; translated protein: MKCQQCEKPATFHITELTGEKPHELHLCEQCAQSYLTQNPSGGMPIQPSLAGMLHHQLKVADTAKELAKLDEQVCPICGISFYEFRNQGRLGCPHDYTCFGSELDPLIVNIHGDTQHSGKHPKHHHQSSQDQTRLIQLHNDMKAAIEKEDYERASQIRDEIRKIEEGES
- a CDS encoding protein arginine kinase; translated protein: MRGSGPESDIVISSRIRLARNLAEFPFIRRCTPQDRKSIEKMVHDRLQAIPGFNTLYYLRVDELPHVDRQFLTERQLISREHAEAEGARSVAIDNDERLSVMINEEDHLRIQVMKSGLDLHSAWQQINEVDDQLESKLSYAFHERLGYLTACPTNVGTGMRVSVMLHLPALVITNQIEKVFRSLQKINLAVRGLYGEGSQAMGDFYQISNQITLGKSEEELIGQVSGVVPMIIEYERKARDFLITQNREDLHDKISRAYGILCTAQTISSEETMHLLSSVRMGVNLGLIDDLAISDINKLFVETQPAHLQKLRGNELDTAGRNIERALYLRRYLQDRGKEHRDERN
- a CDS encoding TIM44-like domain-containing protein; its protein translation is MFILLPENFVLLADAVDGISLVVITLFILAGIFQEHLTGGLRSASMIRLGNKKKELSRMDQALQAIQEADPKFDLQNFCIAATNAYIEVEKALDTGDLSDIRSFVSDGIYQRMAFRLDEEKSLGRTRKTIKLQVHNLSPAEVTSSKNNQNAFEVISMRISGSAVRQYRLKQDGTDVITEETEPISEVWTFLRRRGAQTKSKDFGSVHGHCPNCGTDISVNQWEKCPSCESTVRSGEHDWILSEISDQSSWKVTKPFKMSSATRYWIKQDQGFSSHYLEDRASVIFFRKFLADRLGVIDPLGKVATNRFCDGYEKKLKPNEFGKRMVYIHPRILAADVSGVIAEQPFDRALMHIRWTARRGTIDRQGELELERDPVQISTMMVLVRKHGTKTRIERTITSSHCPKCGAPESNNASHACEFCHTVLNDGALEWTLADVLPFTSTAAMALRKRAYEGIETKVSVMKFENIEDAPIERVVMMEQKLPEFTKSEIEGVQIDGLAPNVVVREDDVTLCQLMGQVAGGLHISKAAAKDFIREVARKCGIDNATLAGAMRGREKLDRRRLKDLNSQVVKRWLMAMIDVSLIDSRMEAWEKVYINATAAELGLSRYDVEAAIRARMLQLEEWTEGMRSVDMFSWIVYMAAADGQFDPKEIEQLKELAAHYGISNKRLKEMCVAAKENRLEVSVPEDQTVGQFWLVKMIDMAFADGSVCAKEQKVLAKVAKKIGLTDYDLKQLIRRRRAVLYQKAKEILRGKPPADDGELHLKADWND
- the coaD gene encoding pantetheine-phosphate adenylyltransferase translates to MADGNRIAVYVGSFDPITLGHLNLIERSSKLVDRLIVGIGINAEKTGLFTPDERVDLVQRVTAEMPNVEARTFDGLAVEFVRSVGAYVMIRGIRPLTDIAGEFTMMMANRKLDSEIETIFLMADEEYGHVSSSLLKQITPLANDEQLEKFVPSSIIPDLRAKLSRKG
- a CDS encoding aminotransferase class V-fold PLP-dependent enzyme, producing MTFSNDSRWQSFRDAMPVTQKWAYFDHAAVAPLPQATALAIKNWCDQAAHEGDVVWLEWERAVENTRASGARLIGARKEEIALVSNTTHGINLVAEGLAWKPGDNLVVLGNEFPSNLYPWLHQQTKGVEVRVIPVDGVQPDLNRIAEACDERTRLLSISWVSYKTGWRIDPKTLAKIAHDAGALFFLDAIQGMGVFPLDVRDADIDFLAADGHKWMLGPEGAGLFYVKQELLSELHPIGIGWNSVAGRKNFDNIDLTFRDSAARYEGGSQNMPGLIGLGASLDLLLEYGAGPKTSAIGDRVLEVTDYACEKLTSVGAKILASRQGDERSGIVSFQMPGKSPQDLRAAGQKMGVNFSVRGDFARISPHAYNNQADIGRLLETLASVD
- a CDS encoding prenyltransferase/squalene oxidase repeat-containing protein; translation: MNRRRMLGMLGGISAAAAAPPLWAAPPSDSQRRTWEACVEKGLAWVQRTQSRLGHWTAANYPTAMTALAGTALCASGSTTMQGPYSENLRRAVEFLVSKARPNGLIGDPLTDNRYTYGHGFSMLFLSQVLGEEEDSLRREELIKILTNAVKFSVFAQTKSGGWGYVSAKDGNDFDEGSTTITQVQGLRGCRNAGIPVPTEVIENAKKYIYDCQNPDGGISYSSKNRGTSRPAITAASICCLQNAGETKSDVVQKMLDYCKKNLYQIQTQAQSFSHWHYSYLYYSQVVYREGTDDKTFWEAFRNRLYDRITGEQNSEGYWDETSIGPIYVTACNLIMMQLDMGYLPIYQR